In a genomic window of Candidatus Cloacimonadota bacterium:
- the wecB gene encoding UDP-N-acetylglucosamine 2-epimerase (non-hydrolyzing) yields MKKQKIHLIVGARPNFMKMAPLYKEFAKFPEEFELKLIHTGQHYDERMSKFFFDDLQMPKPDEYLEVGSGTHGQQTARIMERYEKVLLKEKPDLVIVAGDVNSTSACAIDAVKLHIPVAHLEAGLRSFARTMPEEINRILTDAISDYLLTPSTDGDENLLNEGVPKEKIHFVGNIMIDSLIQYKDKAKQSDILKKIAIKEKEYALITLHRPSNVDSEKGLLTILNAFEEISKSIKLVFPIHPRTRKQISEFDLEEKVEKMTNLILTDPVGYYDFLKLQMEAKFILTDSGGIQEESTYFGVPCLTLRPNTERPITIWEGTNKLVKLETDDIIKEAKEILNGNIKNGKIPKYWDGKTAERIVKIFRK; encoded by the coding sequence TTGAAAAAACAGAAAATCCATCTTATCGTGGGAGCCAGGCCGAACTTTATGAAGATGGCACCGCTCTATAAAGAGTTTGCCAAATTTCCGGAAGAATTTGAATTGAAGCTGATCCACACCGGACAGCATTATGATGAACGCATGAGTAAGTTTTTCTTTGATGATCTGCAAATGCCAAAACCAGATGAATATCTAGAAGTCGGCAGCGGAACACATGGTCAGCAAACTGCCAGAATTATGGAGCGCTATGAAAAAGTTCTGCTGAAAGAAAAACCTGATCTGGTTATAGTTGCCGGCGATGTGAACAGCACTTCTGCCTGCGCTATCGATGCCGTAAAATTGCACATTCCGGTTGCACATCTGGAAGCAGGACTGCGCAGTTTTGCCCGAACCATGCCGGAAGAGATTAATCGAATTTTAACCGATGCAATCTCCGATTATCTTCTCACACCTTCTACCGACGGAGACGAAAATCTACTAAATGAAGGCGTTCCCAAAGAAAAAATTCATTTCGTTGGAAATATCATGATCGATTCGCTGATACAATACAAAGATAAGGCAAAACAATCTGATATCCTAAAAAAAATCGCAATCAAAGAAAAAGAATATGCTCTGATCACTCTGCACCGGCCTTCCAATGTAGATAGCGAAAAAGGATTGCTTACAATCTTGAATGCTTTCGAAGAAATTTCCAAATCGATCAAACTTGTTTTTCCAATCCATCCCAGAACCAGAAAGCAGATCTCAGAATTTGATTTGGAAGAAAAAGTAGAGAAAATGACTAATCTTATTTTAACAGATCCAGTTGGGTATTACGATTTTTTGAAATTGCAGATGGAAGCAAAATTCATTCTTACCGATTCCGGCGGAATACAGGAAGAATCGACCTATTTTGGAGTTCCCTGCCTTACTTTGCGACCAAATACAGAAAGACCGATAACTATCTGGGAAGGAACCAACAAACTTGTAAAACTGGAAACCGACGACATCATAAAAGAAGCGAAAGAAATTTTGAATGGCAATATAAAAAATGGTAAAATTCCCAAATACTGGGATGGCAAAACTGCAGAAAGGATCGTTAAGATATTTAGGAAATAA
- a CDS encoding PKD domain-containing protein, with the protein MYVRMHVINNVFNDNLIKFFLGGKMKFILTFFVVFFIFAGLCAQTYVPDANFREAINDELGQPVGYDPTIADLNSLTGLLDVGDEGILSIEGAQYLTGIDRLYIDDNQISNLSPVAGLTNLERLFADGNQIVDISPVANLTALVQLKLDGNLIVDISAVSGLTDLYYLDLGENQIEDISPLSTLTTTSWIYLDNNQISSISALEGLVELDRLYLHNNKITEIYHLVQNAGLESGDLIYLERNGVSNPLSVEALAVHVPALEARGVDVHYPASPNLEAACYPDPEREDNTVSPANVYFTWQGSDNPADVTYKIWAGISIASMNYYGDGVHGSGTEWTSNGVVYLSSNMDMYWQIETVTTTGSLWSEIWHFSTPDANAVFADFSADQTTVTNATPITFTDESYGSITTWSWDFDNDGTIDSTDENPIYTYTTSGTYTVSLTVGNGIDTDTETKVDYITVDFVTPEFTDLGLLQSNDQSTWTPVNGSMYDYSMLLDPTEQYYFLDMTAASATNTPLQVGLHPFYFDGVPAGFFDYWAAKNVFDGCVPVDPNLPWEPIMYQIISSNLPVFYISYAADGSWQLVDGLLYELDGTQDDFRVNGDYLIGDYTITGNVTGANGIQSEDISVDIEFYTFEPDFEADQTSVIPGTTVQFTDLSNETPTAWSWDLDGDGIEDSDLQNPTFTYNTVGTYDVTLTVEWGAYDDTETKTEYIVVADLVVPDENFREALNDILGEPSGYYPTIADLNGITGTVDVSDEEIISIEGAQYLTGIDRLYIDDNQIVDLSPIAGLTNLERLFADGNEIIDISAVANLTALDQLKLDGNEIVDISAVSGLTNLYYIDLGENLIVDISPLSTFTTTSWIYLDNNFINEISALSGLLELDRLYIYGNEITDIYPLTLNTGFGDDDVLYLERYGYGNPISHESMNVYIPILETLGFSTLQYPSAANLEAACYPVPNRDATGVSLSADLQWQGNFPTDNATYKVWFGEAADNLSYVGDAISLGGNMYSFTPTLALNGEYWWRIECVGATETVWSGLWHFELQTIQLPEFTDMALNKAFDPVNGPWTAVSSTSMYDYSMTLDPNDPFVVADYYFLDIDNTVAATNMTIDSGQHPFYLDVTSVPDDFYTYWAANNVTETYATNNPGTWQALMWPIINGTEPMFLIDYNNIVPNGYFLLDGLQWAQGNVSNFIINSDYPAGDYVVSGNIESGTLVSNDIEFDLSLSRDIPEFTDLALIQAFDPVNGPWTAVPSTSNYDYSMILDPNDPFVIEDYYFLNIDNAVATTNIELQAGQHPFYLDVTSVPDDFYTYWAAKGVDGTVYTAPEDLWKNFMWPIINGTEPMFLIDFNNIVTNGYFLLDGLQWAIGDVSNFIINSDYPLGDYVVTGTVLGANLEPSEDISFNMNFHGISADFEADATSVTNGTEIQFTDLSTGNPTTWEWDFDNDGIIDSTDENPAYTYPGGGTYTVSLTVSNGTDTDTETKTDYITVAGTHFVKCWSGNGYQNMTFHIYDAAMNGEDLDVGDEIGIFDGNLCVGSLIYNGDLPFQMIASQDDPDTPESDGFSEGHDITFKLWNESSSTEYLVPEEPSYLTGDVTFTQYGTAFTKLFGYDVNALAQDIPLYNSWNLVSTYVQPYDLDMAAIFDHLIYTDALVKVQDESGNALFEIPGDDWYNGIGDLTYTEGYYTKVNADNDLYIFGDDFVTLPIDIQLSAGWNIISYPCNTSQAALPVIQPLIDLGVLEKVQNEMGLAIWFDGTNWLNQINTFYPGDGYFIKVNADCTLTIDVPTDVVARYKNAQHSNEPLNRETYHFQPEWQNNPFLPMNFYINDLEVAGVTLEANDELAVFDGDLCAGTAQVGENDMISLIAATDDVTTTEIDGFTNGNDFTFRFWDSSTDTEYSDFQYTNLSGNATFLSQGTTQSSIEFLPTSGGANLVPVTTEMFQNYPNPFNPETTISFGINDAAHVTLEVYNIKGEKVTTLIDGNLEADYYNVVWDGTDSNNKRVSTGVYFYKMKADKFVQTKKMILMK; encoded by the coding sequence ATGTACGTGCGCATGCATGTGATTAATAATGTGTTTAATGATAATTTAATAAAATTTTTCTTAGGAGGAAAAATGAAATTTATTTTAACTTTTTTTGTTGTATTTTTTATATTTGCAGGATTATGTGCGCAAACTTATGTTCCAGATGCAAATTTTAGAGAGGCAATAAATGATGAACTTGGGCAACCAGTTGGTTACGATCCAACAATTGCAGACTTGAACAGCTTAACAGGCCTATTAGATGTTGGTGATGAAGGAATTTTATCTATTGAAGGTGCACAATATCTTACTGGGATTGACAGACTTTATATTGATGATAATCAGATATCCAATTTATCACCAGTTGCTGGGCTAACGAACTTGGAAAGACTTTTTGCTGATGGAAACCAGATCGTTGATATCTCTCCTGTAGCAAACCTAACCGCTCTCGTTCAACTAAAACTTGATGGAAATCTTATAGTAGATATCTCCGCTGTTTCTGGTTTAACTGATCTTTATTATCTCGATCTTGGTGAAAATCAAATCGAAGATATATCACCTCTATCCACATTAACTACCACTTCCTGGATATATCTGGATAACAATCAGATCTCTTCTATTTCAGCTTTGGAAGGATTAGTAGAATTAGATAGACTGTATTTACATAATAATAAGATTACTGAAATCTATCATTTAGTTCAGAATGCTGGTTTGGAATCGGGAGATTTGATCTATCTGGAAAGAAATGGAGTTAGTAATCCACTGTCTGTAGAAGCACTTGCTGTTCATGTTCCAGCATTGGAAGCAAGAGGTGTTGATGTTCATTATCCAGCTTCACCAAATTTAGAAGCAGCCTGCTATCCAGATCCAGAGAGAGAAGATAATACGGTTTCTCCTGCAAATGTATATTTTACATGGCAGGGATCTGATAATCCTGCCGATGTAACATATAAAATTTGGGCTGGTATATCAATTGCTTCAATGAATTATTATGGTGACGGAGTTCATGGAAGCGGTACAGAATGGACATCTAATGGAGTAGTTTACTTATCTTCTAATATGGATATGTATTGGCAGATTGAAACTGTAACCACTACTGGAAGTTTATGGAGTGAGATCTGGCATTTCAGTACACCTGATGCAAATGCTGTTTTTGCTGATTTCAGCGCTGATCAAACTACTGTAACAAATGCAACCCCTATTACATTTACTGATGAATCTTATGGATCAATAACAACTTGGTCCTGGGATTTTGATAATGATGGTACAATTGATTCCACTGATGAAAATCCAATATATACTTATACCACCAGCGGAACATATACAGTAAGTTTAACAGTGGGAAATGGAATTGATACAGATACCGAAACCAAGGTTGATTATATCACAGTTGATTTTGTCACTCCAGAATTTACTGATTTAGGTTTGCTCCAATCAAATGATCAATCAACTTGGACACCGGTTAACGGTTCAATGTATGATTATTCTATGCTTTTAGATCCTACAGAACAATATTATTTTTTAGATATGACAGCGGCTTCTGCCACAAATACACCTTTGCAGGTAGGTTTACATCCTTTCTATTTTGATGGTGTTCCTGCTGGCTTCTTCGATTACTGGGCTGCAAAGAACGTTTTTGATGGGTGTGTTCCAGTAGATCCAAATCTTCCATGGGAACCAATAATGTATCAGATTATATCCTCTAACTTACCTGTTTTCTATATCAGTTATGCTGCTGATGGTTCCTGGCAACTGGTCGATGGTCTGCTTTATGAGTTAGACGGTACTCAGGATGATTTCAGAGTTAACGGAGATTATTTGATCGGCGATTATACAATTACTGGAAATGTAACTGGTGCTAACGGCATCCAATCCGAGGATATTAGTGTTGATATAGAATTCTATACATTTGAACCAGATTTTGAAGCAGATCAAACATCAGTTATTCCTGGTACAACTGTACAATTTACCGATCTTTCCAATGAAACTCCTACAGCCTGGAGTTGGGATTTGGATGGAGATGGAATAGAGGATTCTGATTTGCAAAATCCTACCTTTACGTACAATACTGTAGGAACATATGATGTCACTTTAACAGTAGAATGGGGAGCTTATGATGATACAGAAACCAAAACAGAATATATTGTTGTGGCAGATTTAGTTGTTCCCGATGAAAACTTCCGAGAAGCATTAAATGATATTCTGGGAGAACCATCAGGATATTATCCTACAATTGCAGATTTAAATGGAATTACTGGAACTGTTGATGTATCTGATGAAGAGATTATTTCAATAGAAGGTGCTCAATATTTAACTGGCATAGATAGATTATATATTGATGATAATCAAATTGTTGATCTTTCACCAATTGCTGGTTTAACAAATCTGGAAAGATTATTTGCTGATGGAAATGAAATCATTGATATTTCTGCGGTTGCAAATCTTACAGCTCTGGATCAATTGAAACTTGATGGAAATGAAATCGTAGATATCTCTGCTGTTTCCGGTCTAACTAACCTTTACTACATTGATCTTGGTGAAAACCTGATAGTTGATATCTCTCCACTTTCTACTTTTACCACAACTTCCTGGATTTATCTGGATAATAACTTTATCAATGAAATTTCTGCTCTCTCTGGTCTTTTAGAATTGGACAGGTTGTATATCTATGGAAATGAGATCACAGATATTTATCCATTAACTTTGAATACCGGATTTGGCGATGATGACGTTCTTTACTTAGAACGTTATGGTTATGGTAATCCTATATCTCATGAATCTATGAATGTATATATCCCAATTTTAGAAACTCTTGGATTCAGTACTCTTCAATATCCATCTGCTGCTAATCTGGAAGCTGCCTGTTACCCAGTTCCAAACAGAGATGCAACTGGTGTTTCTTTGAGTGCCGATCTCCAGTGGCAGGGAAATTTCCCGACAGATAATGCAACCTACAAAGTCTGGTTTGGAGAAGCAGCTGATAATCTGTCTTACGTTGGTGATGCAATTTCACTTGGTGGAAATATGTATTCATTCACTCCAACTTTAGCTTTGAACGGTGAATACTGGTGGAGAATAGAATGTGTTGGTGCTACAGAAACTGTATGGAGCGGATTGTGGCATTTTGAACTTCAGACAATTCAACTACCTGAATTTACAGATATGGCTTTAAATAAAGCTTTTGATCCTGTGAATGGTCCTTGGACAGCTGTATCAAGCACATCAATGTATGATTACAGTATGACTTTAGATCCGAATGATCCATTTGTTGTTGCTGATTATTATTTCCTCGATATTGATAATACTGTTGCAGCAACTAATATGACCATAGACAGTGGACAACATCCTTTCTATTTAGACGTAACTTCAGTTCCGGATGACTTCTACACTTACTGGGCTGCTAATAATGTAACTGAAACTTATGCCACAAACAATCCAGGAACATGGCAAGCTTTAATGTGGCCTATTATTAATGGCACTGAACCTATGTTCCTTATTGATTATAATAATATTGTACCAAATGGTTATTTTCTGCTTGATGGTTTACAATGGGCTCAGGGAAATGTTTCGAATTTCATTATTAACAGCGATTATCCTGCTGGTGATTATGTAGTATCTGGAAATATTGAATCGGGTACTTTAGTTTCAAATGATATCGAGTTTGATTTGAGCTTATCACGAGACATTCCTGAATTTACAGATCTGGCATTAATCCAAGCTTTCGATCCTGTAAATGGTCCTTGGACAGCTGTTCCAAGCACATCTAATTACGATTATAGTATGATCCTTGATCCGAATGATCCATTTGTTATAGAAGATTATTATTTCTTAAATATTGATAATGCTGTTGCTACAACAAATATTGAACTTCAAGCAGGACAACACCCTTTCTACTTAGACGTAACTTCAGTTCCGGATGACTTCTACACTTACTGGGCTGCTAAAGGCGTTGATGGAACAGTTTACACAGCTCCAGAAGATCTATGGAAAAACTTTATGTGGCCTATTATTAATGGCACTGAACCTATGTTCCTAATAGATTTCAATAATATTGTGACTAATGGTTATTTCCTGCTTGATGGTTTACAGTGGGCAATTGGTGATGTTTCAAATTTCATTATTAACAGTGATTACCCTCTTGGTGATTATGTTGTGACTGGAACTGTTTTGGGAGCGAACCTTGAACCATCTGAGGATATCTCTTTTAACATGAATTTCCATGGCATTTCAGCCGATTTCGAAGCAGATGCTACAAGTGTTACAAATGGTACAGAAATTCAATTTACAGACCTTTCTACTGGCAATCCGACAACTTGGGAATGGGATTTTGATAATGATGGTATAATTGATTCCACTGATGAAAATCCTGCTTATACTTATCCTGGTGGAGGAACTTACACGGTTTCTCTTACAGTAAGTAATGGAACGGATACTGATACCGAAACCAAAACAGATTACATAACTGTAGCGGGAACTCATTTCGTAAAATGCTGGAGTGGTAATGGTTATCAAAACATGACTTTCCACATCTATGATGCAGCTATGAACGGTGAAGATCTGGATGTTGGTGATGAAATTGGTATTTTTGATGGAAACCTTTGTGTTGGATCTTTAATCTATAATGGAGACCTTCCATTCCAAATGATTGCTTCTCAAGATGATCCTGATACACCAGAAAGTGATGGTTTCAGCGAAGGGCATGATATTACATTCAAACTTTGGAATGAAAGTTCATCAACAGAATACTTAGTTCCAGAAGAACCTTCTTATTTAACAGGAGATGTTACGTTTACGCAATATGGAACAGCATTTACTAAACTATTCGGCTATGATGTTAATGCTCTAGCGCAAGACATTCCTTTATATAATAGTTGGAATTTAGTTTCTACTTATGTTCAACCATACGATCTTGATATGGCAGCTATTTTTGATCATCTTATTTACACTGATGCTCTTGTAAAAGTACAAGACGAAAGTGGAAATGCATTGTTTGAAATTCCAGGAGACGATTGGTATAATGGAATTGGTGATCTTACTTATACAGAAGGTTATTACACTAAGGTCAATGCCGATAATGATCTTTACATTTTCGGAGACGATTTTGTAACTCTGCCAATTGATATTCAACTTTCTGCAGGCTGGAATATTATTAGTTATCCATGTAATACCTCTCAAGCAGCTTTACCTGTAATTCAACCTCTCATCGATCTGGGAGTTTTGGAAAAAGTTCAAAACGAAATGGGTTTAGCAATTTGGTTTGATGGAACAAACTGGCTAAATCAAATAAATACTTTCTACCCGGGTGATGGTTATTTCATCAAAGTGAATGCTGACTGTACATTGACGATTGATGTACCTACTGATGTTGTTGCAAGATACAAAAATGCACAACATTCGAATGAACCTTTAAATAGAGAAACATATCACTTCCAACCAGAATGGCAGAATAATCCCTTCCTGCCGATGAACTTCTACATTAATGATCTGGAAGTAGCTGGAGTAACTCTGGAAGCAAATGATGAACTGGCAGTATTTGATGGTGATCTTTGCGCAGGAACTGCTCAGGTTGGAGAAAATGATATGATCTCATTGATCGCTGCAACCGATGATGTAACTACCACAGAAATCGACGGATTCACAAACGGTAATGACTTCACATTTAGATTCTGGGACAGCAGCACGGATACTGAATATTCTGATTTCCAATATACAAACCTAAGTGGAAATGCAACTTTCTTGTCACAAGGCACAACTCAGTCATCAATTGAATTCCTACCGACAAGTGGAGGGGCAAATCTGGTTCCTGTTACTACAGAAATGTTCCAGAACTATCCAAATCCATTCAATCCTGAAACTACGATCAGTTTTGGTATCAACGATGCTGCTCATGTAACTCTGGAAGTTTATAACATCAAAGGTGAAAAGGTTACCACTCTTATCGATGGTAATCTGGAAGCTGATTATTATAATGTAGTTTGGGATGGAACTGATAGCAACAATAAGAGAGTTTCAACTGGTGTTTACTTCTACAAAATGAAAGCAGACAAGTTCGTTCAAACCAAGAAGATGATCCTGATGAAATAG
- a CDS encoding co-chaperone GroES, whose product MKLKPLDDRVVIEMKEELAEKNVGGIIIPDTAKEKPQIAEIIAVGTDEELQELVKVGDKVIFAKYGGDEFDLEGKKIKIISRSDILAVIE is encoded by the coding sequence ATGAAATTAAAACCACTTGATGACCGAGTTGTGATCGAGATGAAAGAAGAATTGGCTGAGAAAAACGTTGGTGGAATCATCATTCCCGATACAGCCAAAGAAAAACCACAAATTGCTGAGATCATTGCAGTTGGTACTGACGAAGAACTGCAGGAATTGGTAAAAGTTGGTGATAAAGTGATCTTTGCCAAATATGGTGGAGACGAGTTCGATCTGGAAGGAAAGAAAATTAAAATAATTTCTCGCAGCGACATCTTGGCTGTAATCGAATAA
- a CDS encoding fucose isomerase encodes MDFLPVASDFISDKEIQSIIELNANYFKKLACQQISIDSIQDFELLYYFVVTGGTEQQILDIHQQRLRKHPNEKVVLLAHATHNSLPAALEVLARLQQENIEGKIIYLPAVEFETTSPKSPSIQYFSQKDILSDKRIGLIGKPSDWLVASSPRIATVKEAFGAEVIEIKLDELKDLFKAIPNSEISVIKTEFISKAKSILEPSQSEIDDNIRVYLTMKKLISKYNLDAVTIRCFDLVLDLKTTGCFALSRLNDERIIAGCEGDLVSTLGMMWAYEKAGNLPWMANPAQIDMKDNSLILAHCTVPCSLVSNFKIRSHFESGIGVGIQGEFPLQEIEIFRLGGKELNKFWQVKGKIIQTGNDDNLCRTQIKVKLDDEYSVQDLLTQPLGNHLVICSTQRR; translated from the coding sequence ATGGATTTTTTACCAGTAGCATCAGATTTTATTTCAGATAAAGAGATTCAATCGATTATTGAACTCAATGCCAATTATTTTAAGAAATTGGCTTGTCAGCAGATATCAATTGATTCGATTCAAGATTTTGAACTTCTCTATTACTTTGTTGTTACCGGTGGAACCGAACAGCAGATCCTTGATATACATCAACAGCGTTTAAGAAAGCATCCAAATGAAAAAGTTGTCTTGCTGGCTCACGCTACCCACAATTCTCTTCCTGCGGCTTTGGAAGTATTGGCAAGATTGCAGCAGGAAAATATTGAAGGAAAAATTATTTATCTTCCCGCAGTAGAATTTGAAACTACATCTCCAAAATCTCCGAGCATTCAATATTTTTCGCAAAAAGATATTTTATCCGATAAACGAATCGGATTGATCGGTAAACCTTCTGATTGGCTGGTGGCAAGCAGTCCGAGGATTGCAACTGTGAAAGAAGCATTTGGTGCTGAAGTAATCGAGATCAAATTGGACGAATTGAAAGATTTATTTAAAGCAATCCCAAATTCTGAAATTTCTGTAATAAAAACAGAATTTATCTCTAAGGCGAAATCAATTCTTGAACCTTCCCAATCTGAAATAGACGATAACATTCGAGTTTATTTAACGATGAAAAAGTTGATTTCCAAGTACAATCTTGATGCCGTAACAATTCGTTGTTTCGATCTGGTTCTCGACCTGAAAACTACCGGCTGTTTTGCACTTTCCCGCTTAAATGACGAAAGAATAATTGCTGGGTGCGAAGGCGATCTGGTCAGCACTCTCGGAATGATGTGGGCTTATGAAAAAGCCGGTAATCTCCCCTGGATGGCAAATCCAGCTCAAATTGACATGAAAGATAATTCATTGATTCTGGCACATTGCACAGTTCCCTGCAGTCTGGTTTCCAATTTCAAAATCCGTTCACATTTTGAATCGGGAATCGGTGTGGGAATTCAGGGAGAATTTCCTTTGCAGGAAATTGAGATTTTCCGATTGGGTGGCAAAGAACTTAATAAATTCTGGCAGGTAAAAGGAAAGATAATCCAAACCGGAAATGATGATAATTTGTGTAGAACGCAGATAAAAGTGAAACTGGATGATGAATATTCTGTTCAGGATTTATTAACACAGCCGTTGGGAAATCATTTGGTGATTTGTTCAACACAGAGACGCTGA
- the hisS gene encoding histidine--tRNA ligase, translating into MAKKYKVPRGTYDILPNESYKWQYIKKIFRETAEQFNFQEIVTPIFEQTDVFERSVGDSSDIVQKEMYRFQDKKGRNFALRPEGTASVVRSFVENNLGMTGGNSKLYYMGPMFRYDRPQKGRYRQFYQYGIENIGSDNPFIDAEVIAFGYKFLSNLELKNFELEINSIGCENCSKDYDKALVEYFTPNLDKLCSDCKTRIDKNPKRLLDCKVPTCKEIATDAPDMFEYLDEECKTHFEEVKKYLNQMKIPFKVNPKIVRGLDYYNKTAFEFLDNNLGAQNALIGGGRYNGLVRQFGGRETPGIGFAGGFERLILSMETEKVFFGELPKPDVFLVLIGDEAKNKAADMLLNLRTNNIKAEYNPDKESLKAQMKAADKENARFTIIIGEDEIKKNIVVVKNMQSGEQQDISAENLVSFLQSKTKK; encoded by the coding sequence ATGGCAAAAAAGTACAAAGTACCACGTGGAACTTACGACATATTACCAAACGAAAGTTATAAGTGGCAGTACATCAAAAAAATTTTTCGAGAAACAGCTGAACAATTCAATTTTCAGGAAATTGTTACACCGATTTTTGAACAGACGGATGTTTTTGAACGCAGTGTGGGTGACAGTTCCGATATCGTTCAGAAAGAGATGTATCGTTTTCAGGATAAAAAAGGCAGGAATTTTGCTTTACGCCCGGAAGGAACCGCTTCTGTAGTTCGTTCCTTTGTAGAAAATAATCTCGGAATGACCGGTGGAAATTCCAAACTCTATTATATGGGGCCAATGTTCAGATACGATCGTCCGCAGAAAGGACGTTATCGACAATTTTATCAATACGGTATCGAAAATATCGGCAGCGACAATCCATTTATCGATGCGGAAGTGATTGCTTTTGGCTATAAATTCCTTTCAAATCTTGAACTCAAGAATTTTGAATTGGAAATCAACAGCATCGGCTGTGAAAATTGCAGTAAAGATTACGATAAAGCACTTGTGGAATACTTTACACCAAATCTCGATAAACTTTGTTCAGATTGTAAAACAAGAATAGATAAGAATCCAAAAAGATTGCTGGATTGCAAAGTGCCAACATGCAAAGAAATAGCAACGGATGCTCCTGATATGTTTGAATATCTGGATGAAGAATGTAAAACGCATTTTGAAGAAGTAAAAAAATATTTGAATCAAATGAAAATTCCATTTAAAGTGAACCCCAAAATCGTGCGCGGTTTGGATTATTACAACAAAACAGCTTTTGAATTCCTGGATAATAATCTGGGAGCACAAAACGCTTTGATCGGCGGTGGAAGATACAACGGATTGGTACGACAGTTTGGTGGCAGAGAAACGCCTGGTATAGGTTTTGCAGGTGGTTTTGAACGTCTAATTTTATCGATGGAAACTGAAAAGGTATTTTTCGGAGAACTTCCGAAACCTGATGTTTTCCTGGTTTTAATTGGCGATGAAGCGAAAAACAAAGCTGCCGATATGCTTCTGAATTTACGAACTAATAATATCAAAGCTGAATACAATCCTGATAAGGAATCTTTGAAAGCACAGATGAAAGCTGCCGATAAGGAAAATGCCAGATTTACGATCATTATTGGAGAAGATGAGATCAAAAAAAATATCGTAGTTGTAAAAAATATGCAAAGCGGTGAACAGCAGGATATTTCAGCAGAAAACCTGGTTTCCTTTCTGCAATCTAAAACAAAAAAATAA
- the trxA gene encoding thioredoxin, giving the protein MGLIEVNQDNFEQEVLQNDLPVLVDFWAPWCGPCKALSPTVEDIATEYDGKLKVCKINIDSSPNVANQFSIMSIPTLLIFKAGNVEGQIIGLASKDKIVEKFKDLI; this is encoded by the coding sequence ATGGGTTTGATCGAAGTTAATCAAGACAATTTTGAACAGGAAGTTCTGCAAAATGATCTTCCAGTTTTAGTAGATTTTTGGGCACCCTGGTGTGGACCGTGTAAAGCGTTATCTCCAACGGTGGAAGATATTGCAACAGAATATGATGGCAAACTTAAAGTTTGCAAGATCAATATCGATTCAAGCCCAAATGTAGCTAACCAGTTTTCCATTATGTCGATTCCTACTTTGCTCATCTTCAAAGCTGGAAATGTGGAAGGACAGATCATCGGTTTGGCCAGTAAAGATAAGATCGTTGAAAAGTTCAAAGATTTAATTTAA